Proteins encoded within one genomic window of Dehalococcoidia bacterium:
- a CDS encoding ABC transporter permease, translating to MQTYILRRLLIGVLILFVLSVTVFFLLRIVPGSDAAELRCGLNCTAAGIAAERERLGLNDPYYQQYWDWLGGVLTGDLGTSIVNFRPVSESIVNRFPITLELVVLTLIITVVVGIPAGVISAIWKNSAMDYVVRVTAIFGLAVPAFWVATLVLILPLEWWGYAPPLGKHVPLTEDPIGNLKQFLPPAAVLAIGSAAGVMRLTRSSLLEVLRQDYMRTARAKGLRERTTIVRHGLKNSLIPVVTVLGLQVSGLLGGAIIVEQIFALPGLGLFTFESLFRKDFPVVQTMTLYAGVTVVVLNLVVDISYAWLDPRIRYS from the coding sequence ATGCAAACGTACATTCTGCGGCGGTTATTGATCGGCGTCCTGATCCTCTTCGTGCTCTCCGTCACGGTGTTCTTCCTGTTGCGCATCGTGCCGGGCAGCGACGCGGCGGAACTCAGGTGCGGATTGAACTGCACCGCGGCGGGTATCGCTGCGGAGCGTGAGCGCCTGGGCCTGAACGATCCCTACTACCAGCAGTACTGGGATTGGCTCGGCGGCGTGTTGACGGGCGACCTCGGGACATCGATCGTCAACTTCCGGCCGGTCTCCGAGTCGATCGTCAACCGGTTCCCGATCACGCTCGAACTGGTGGTCCTCACGCTGATCATCACCGTGGTCGTAGGAATACCCGCCGGAGTGATATCGGCGATCTGGAAGAACTCCGCGATGGACTACGTCGTACGCGTGACGGCGATCTTCGGCCTGGCGGTACCCGCGTTCTGGGTCGCGACGCTTGTCCTGATCTTGCCGCTCGAGTGGTGGGGGTACGCGCCGCCACTCGGGAAGCACGTTCCGCTCACTGAAGACCCAATCGGCAACCTCAAGCAGTTCCTTCCGCCTGCGGCGGTGCTGGCGATCGGCTCCGCCGCAGGCGTCATGCGCCTCACCCGCTCATCCCTGCTCGAAGTGCTGCGCCAGGATTACATGCGTACCGCCCGCGCCAAGGGCCTCCGCGAACGCACGACGATCGTCCGCCACGGACTCAAGAACTCGCTGATCCCGGTGGTGACGGTGCTTGGCCTGCAAGTCTCGGGGTTGCTCGGCGGCGCGATCATCGTCGAGCAGATCTTCGCCCTGCCGGGGTTGGGGCTGTTCACGTTTGAGTCGCTCTTCCGCAAGGACTTTCCCGTCGTCCAGACCATGACGCTCTATGCCGGCGTCACCGTCGTCGTGCTGAACTTGGTCGTCGACATCAGCTACGCCTGGCTTGATCCCCGCATCCGGTATTCGTAA
- a CDS encoding ABC transporter permease: MSQETAIPSPAVFTDRGLAGPTIGKRLRKLATLARQNPLGTAGLIIILAFAVAALFAPFIAPYSATDINAGGVNDPISSSNWFGTDRSGRDIFSRIVWGSRISLSVAFISVLGGGSIGILLGIVSGYLGGFTDSFIQRTVDAAIAFPALLLLLIITQALGPSFTTIVFALMLAVIPGVTRVVRGTVLSEKNNQYVEAARACGASAPRVLLRHILPNVVALGIIVMTTLLGAIILAEAALSFLGLGIPSSASWGQDVNRARQTVPYHLPAAIFPGAAITLTVLGFNLLGDAIRDIADPRLRGSR, translated from the coding sequence GTGTCCCAAGAGACCGCGATCCCTTCTCCCGCCGTCTTTACCGACCGCGGATTGGCCGGCCCGACGATCGGCAAGCGCCTCCGCAAGCTGGCTACCCTCGCCCGCCAGAACCCGCTCGGCACGGCGGGCCTGATTATCATCCTGGCGTTCGCCGTCGCGGCCCTGTTCGCGCCGTTCATCGCGCCGTACTCCGCTACTGATATCAACGCCGGCGGCGTCAACGACCCTATTTCATCGAGCAACTGGTTCGGGACGGACCGCTCCGGGCGCGACATCTTCAGCCGCATTGTCTGGGGAAGTCGCATCTCGCTGTCCGTGGCATTCATCTCGGTGCTCGGTGGCGGCTCGATCGGCATCCTTCTTGGCATCGTTTCCGGCTATCTCGGCGGCTTCACGGACTCATTCATCCAGCGCACGGTCGACGCGGCGATCGCGTTCCCGGCGCTCCTGCTCCTGTTGATCATCACGCAGGCGCTCGGCCCGTCGTTCACGACGATCGTCTTCGCGCTGATGCTGGCCGTCATACCGGGCGTCACGCGCGTCGTACGCGGCACCGTCTTATCGGAGAAAAACAACCAGTATGTCGAGGCGGCTCGCGCCTGCGGCGCATCGGCGCCTCGCGTGTTGCTGCGGCACATCCTGCCGAACGTCGTCGCGCTCGGCATCATCGTGATGACGACGCTGTTGGGCGCGATCATCCTCGCGGAGGCCGCGCTGTCGTTCCTCGGGCTCGGCATTCCAAGCTCTGCTTCGTGGGGACAGGACGTCAACCGCGCGCGGCAGACCGTGCCGTACCACCTGCCGGCGGCGATCTTCCCCGGCGCGGCGATCACGCTCACCGTGCTCGGCTTCAACCTCCTGGGCGATGCCATCCGCGATATCGCCGACCCGCGCCTGCGTGGCAGCCGCTAG